A single genomic interval of Anopheles marshallii chromosome 2, idAnoMarsDA_429_01, whole genome shotgun sequence harbors:
- the LOC128709361 gene encoding regucalcin-like, which translates to MLSPPAIKITRSSAPSSSSSLSLPSLRIMQLIAISVLLYCSALRSLAQAQELQPTNKMASGDNDYQVVQLPGPRTKLGEGPVWDIETQSLYYVDIDTPAVLRYDYAGNRTYSAKLEGANSISFIVLVAGQPEHFVVGENNRVTLIRWDGRCEEAHHVRVLADLGNSQSHVRFNDGKVDPSGRLYAGTMQLESLGDLFAQKEGQFFRYTNGTMVVQKKNVSISNGLTWDEPFNPLRMYYIDSAALNVKAFDVDGNGDLKNETVFYDLRVNGAHPGYVPDGMTSDADGNLYVATWGGSKVMKVDKRSQQLVQEIKIPAEQVTSAAFGGPQMDELFVTTSSKGDKPAPAGELFKVTGLGVKGKPMHKMIL; encoded by the exons ATGCTGTCACCACCAGCGATCAAGATCACACgatcatcagcaccatcatcatcatcatcattatcattgcCTTCTTTGCGAATCATGCAATTGATTGCAATCAGTGTCTTGCTGTATTGTAGTGCACTAAGGAGCCTCGCTCAAGCTCAGGAACTACAG CCCACAAACAAGATGGCCAGCGGTGATAATGACTATCAGGTAGTGCAACTTCCAGGCCCACGCACAAAACTAGGAGAGGGTCCAGTTTGGGATATCGAAACCCAGAGCCTCTACTATGTAGATATCGACACACCGGCCGTCCTTCGTTACGATTATGCGGGCAATCGTACTTACAGCGCAAAGCTTG AGGGAGCTAattccatttcattcattgTGCTTGTCGCGGGACAACCGGAACACTTTGTGGTGGGCGAGAACAACCGTGTGACGTTGATCCGTTGGGATGGTCGGTGTGAAGAAGCACATCACGTCCGGGTGCTCGCCGATTTGGGCAACAGTCAGAGTCACGTTCGTTTCAACGATGGAAAGGTTGATCCATCCGGACGACTGTACGCTGGAACGATGCAGTTGGAAAGTTTGGGTGATCTGTTTGCGCAAAAGGAAGGACAGTTTTTCCGCTACACAAATGGAACCATGGTGGTGCAGAAGAAGAACGTCAGTATTTCCAACGGTCTAACATGGGATGAACCCTTCAATCCGCTGCGCATGTACTACATCGATTCCGCGGCATTGAACGTGAAAGCGTTTGATGTTGATGGGAATGGAGATCTCAAGAATGAGACAGTGTTTTACGATTTGCGTGTTAACGGGGCGCATCCGGGGTATGTTCCCGATGGAATGACCAGTGACGCTGACGGGAACCTGTACGTTGCTACCTGGGGAGGTTCAAAAGTTATGAAAGTTGATAAACG TTCCCAACAACTTGTGCAGGAAATCAAAATTCCGGCTGAGCAAGTTACATCGGCCGCTTTCGGTGGTCCTCAGATGGATGAGCTGTTTGTCACTACTTCTTCAAAGGGAGACAAGCCTGCCCCAGCTGGGGAACTATTCAAAGTAACCGGTTTGGGCGTTAAGGGAAAACCAATGCACAAAATGATTCTGTAA
- the LOC128709351 gene encoding transmembrane emp24 domain-containing protein 5 has product MVGALVRSHSTHKSVAWLWPLVSLLLVQFPSNVLAIQKEMTVSIAPGKVDCFYETAKAGQTIDIEYQVIDGGHGDLDISFELAEVTGRTIFADYKKSDNIHRFPVPYDAEYKFCFDNGFSRANSKTVFFELIIEREGDQDDSSWSDIDLLEGLTPEEFYEMKVQDMEDAIKRVRNNLTKARQLQDMLRSHEARDRNVAEENYFKVNVWSFFQILVMVAVGTLQVFMVKSLFDVDSRAYKLLTKL; this is encoded by the exons atggttggt GCACTAGTTCGGAGTCACTCTACACACAAGAGTGTGGCGTGGTTATGGCCGCTCGTATCACTTCTCCTGGTGCAGTTTCCCTCAAACGTCTTAGCGATACAGAAAGAAATGACGGTCAGTATTGCGCCCGGAAAGGTGGACTGTTTCTACGAGACTGCAAAAGCCGGACAAACGATCGACATCGAGTATCAGGTGATAGACGGTGGGCACGGCGATTTGGATATCAGCTTCGAGCTGGCCGAAGTGACGGGACGCACAATATTTGCCGATTATAAAAAGTCGGACAACATTCACCGTTTTCCGGTGCCGTACGATGCGGAGTACAAGTTTTGCTTTGATAATGGCTTCAGCCGGGCAAACAGTAAGACGGTATTTTTTGAGCTCATCATCGAACGGGAAGGTGACCAGGATGATTCCAGCTGGTCGGATATCGATCTACTCGAGGGCCTAACGCCGGAGGAGTTCTACGAGATGAAGGTACAGGACATGGAGGACGCGATCAAGCGTGTACGCAACAATTTAACGAAGGCGCGCCAGCTGCAAGACATGCTGCGCTCGCACGAGGCTCGCGATCGTAACGTGGCCGAGGAAAACTACTTCAAGGTGAACGTGTGGTCGTTCTTCCAGATTCTTGTCATGGTCGCTGTCGGTACACTGCAGGTGTTCATGGTGAAATCGCTATTTGATGTAGATTCGCGAGCGTACAAGCTGCTCACCAAGCTATAA
- the LOC128709356 gene encoding 10 kDa heat shock protein, mitochondrial, with the protein SDAPATAVKMKRLLPLLDRVLILRAEALTKTKGGIVIPEKAQSKVLEGTIVAVGPGARNTQTGEHVPLAVKVGEKVLLPEYGGTKVELGDSKEYHLFREADILAKIE; encoded by the exons TCAGACGCACCGGCAACGGCTGTGAAAAT GAAACGTCTATTGCCTCTTTTGGACCGTGTGCTGATCCTGCGCGCCGAAGCCCTAACCAAGACGAAAGGAGGAATAGTTATCCCCGAGAAGGCCCAATCGAAGGTGCTCGAAGGAACAATCGTAGCTGTCGGACCCGGTGCTCGAAACACTCAGACCGGCGAGCATGTACCACTGGCAGTGAAAGTCGGCGAAAAGGTGCTGTTGCCAGAGTACGGAGGCACAAAGGTGGAGCTGGGCGACAGTAAAGAGTATCACCTTTTCCGGGAAGCTGATATTCTGGCAAAGATCGAATAA
- the LOC128709529 gene encoding uncharacterized protein LOC128709529, with product MDNLDSTPAENTGLMGCKLFVEYKLRAAVALNEGDKHSAILYQTLSLGASKRQKYSPAFREKCDLEQLIGKVINSEANKQKSASLANRDDFADLCTRCEELPAEWTVIQIAKEYTPMATCLTHEELLREPTSIWLTVFRCSDPCEGTPFEPILIPLDPPTDKPTAKYPNYFEHIASIPPEIRNAITNHESAASTDNQANSLEAVEQLISSAVQRTCEWLGPWSNLLVGKFRSANDQKLEGYIFNQIEEFCVHNRINRTRRQLISLVARRLDLVDDFQLFELCCSEQLDLDDAKAEALYTLLAEMKQQKFPDKKEERLNCYPVLLVIDELLDSLPWEMLHPTGEFSRFTNLWTLSELHRAHATRMKNGYFMLSAKQCYTIINPDKNLTKMSARLQMFYKEWYPDFELLIDQPPKESEFSEALHISDVLIYNGHGSGLQFMNGETLLQRDINCVTFLFGCDSVRLYSNGLFTEMTGTHMYYNAAHCPTVIGALWVLTDLFTDIYSMLLVGNWIPSTNPIYVKHNISSLDTMAFKAGKWQFKKSSSSTKCFVGKHSNLLRLMGDCRMFYHLPLRIRCALVCRGLPVINEACI from the exons ATGGACAATTTAGATTCTACACCTGCAGAAAATACCGGTCTCATGGGTTGTAAGTTATTTG TGGAATACAAACTACGTGCGGCCGTTGCACTAAACGAAGGAGATAAACACAGTGCAATATTATACCAAACTCTGTCGCTCGGTGCATCGAAGCGTCAGAAATACTCTCCAGCTTTCCGGGAAAAGTGTGATCTAG AACAATTGATTGGAAAGGTAATCAACAGTgaagcgaacaaacaaaagtctGCATCGCTCGCGAATCGGGATGATTTTGCAGATCTGTGCACACGTTGTGAGGAACTACCTGCCGAATGGACGGTGATACAGATTGCGAAAGAGTACACACCAATGGCCACCTGTCTAACGCACGAGGAACTGTTGCGCGAACCAACATCGATATGGTTAACCGTGTTCCGGTGCAGTGATCCGTGCGAAGGCACACCTTTCGAACCAATTCTAATCCCGCTGGATCCGCCTACCGACAAACCAACCGCAAAATATCCCAACTACTTCGAACATATCGCATCAATTCCGCCTGAGATTCGGAATGCAATCACCAACCACGAATCGGCAGCGTCGACCGACAACCAAGCCAACAGTCTCGAAGCCGTAGAGCAGCTGATAAGTTCAGCGGTGCAACGAACGTGTGAATGGTTGGGTCCGTGGTCTAATCTTCTGGTGGGGAAATTTCGTTCGGCGAACGATCAAAAGCTTGAAGGCTACATTTTTAACCAAATAGAAGAATTTTGTGTGCACAATCGCATAAATCGCACACGACGGCAACTGATATCACTCGTTGCACGTCGTCTAGATTTAGTAGATGACTTTCAGCTATTCGAATTGTGCTGCAGTGAGCAGCTCGATTTAGATGATGCCAAGGCGGAAGCGCTGTACACTTTACTGGCCGAGATGAAGCAGCAAAAGTTCCCCGATAAGAAGGAAGAACGACTCAATTGCTACCCGGTGCTGCTTGTAATCGATGAACTGCTCGATAGCCTGCCGTGGGAAATGTTACATCCAACTGGAGAATTTAGTCGGTTTACCAACTTATGGACATTGAGCGAACTGCATCGAGCGCACGCAACACGAATGAAGAACGGATATTTCATGCTTTCGGCAAAACAATGCTACACGATCATCAATCCGG ATAAAAACCTTACCAAAATGAGTGCACGGTTGCAGATGTTCTACAAGGAATGGTACCCCGACTTCGAGCTACTTATCGACCAACCACCAAAGGAAAGTGAATTCAGCGAAGCGTTGCACATATCAGATGTACTTAT CTATAATGGTCATGGAAGCGGTTTACAGTTTATGAACGGTGAAACGTTACTGCAGCGTGATATTAATTGCGTGACATTTCTGTTCGGCTGTGATTCTGTCCGGCTATACTCGAACGGTCTGTTTACGGAAATGACCGGCACGCACATGTACTACAATGCAGCCCACTGTCCCACCGTCATCGGTGCTCTATGGGTGCTGACCGATTTGTTTACCGATATCTACTCGATGCTACTCGTCGGCAACTGGATACCGTCGACTAATCCCATCTATGTCAAGCATAACATTTCTTCCCTGGACACGATGGCGTTCAAAGCGGGAAAGTGGC AATTCAAAAAATCGTCCTCCAGCACAAAATGTTTCGTTGGGAAACATTCCAATTTGTTGCGGCTGATGGGTGACTGTAGGATGTTTTACCACCTGCCGCTACGGATTCGGTGTGCGCTCGTCTGCCGTGGTTTGCCCGTTATTAATGAAGCATGCATTTGA